The Pelotomaculum isophthalicicum JI genome window below encodes:
- a CDS encoding energy-coupling factor transporter transmembrane component T family protein: MKQMKQTKQKKQARGLKLGQFVLGNSVIHQLDPRTKIIGCFVVIFSVLMNFKWYVILLNISIIIAVILLSQVKIARILRGLRKLRYLFLFSFIFQAILTSGEPVFHLGGVSVTREGIALGTSTIFRLLILYLASSLLTMTTSPLKLASGIESLLSPLRYLRIPVSQFSMLISTALRFIPTIIEEAETITRAQRSRGAQFNSPKIITRLKSYTAVLIPLLAASLQRANDLAVAMESRCYTGGSSRIRTGSLRFKGKDRLAIGFVSLAFVLSVVLI, translated from the coding sequence ATGAAACAAATGAAACAAACGAAACAAAAAAAACAAGCGAGAGGTCTGAAGCTGGGCCAGTTCGTCCTGGGCAATTCGGTCATCCACCAGCTTGACCCCAGGACCAAGATCATCGGCTGCTTTGTCGTCATCTTTTCAGTATTGATGAATTTCAAGTGGTACGTGATCCTGCTCAATATCTCCATCATCATAGCGGTCATTTTATTGTCGCAGGTAAAAATAGCCCGTATTCTGCGCGGCTTGCGCAAGCTGAGGTACTTGTTTCTGTTTTCGTTTATCTTCCAGGCAATTCTCACATCTGGCGAGCCGGTTTTTCACCTGGGCGGCGTTAGTGTGACCAGAGAGGGCATCGCCCTGGGCACGTCCACGATCTTTCGCCTGCTGATCCTGTACCTGGCTTCCTCCCTGCTGACTATGACCACGTCGCCGCTGAAGCTGGCCTCCGGGATCGAGTCCCTGCTCTCGCCACTGCGCTATCTGAGGATACCCGTGAGCCAGTTTTCCATGCTTATCAGCACCGCCTTGAGATTTATTCCGACCATCATCGAAGAAGCGGAGACCATAACGCGCGCCCAGAGGTCCCGCGGCGCGCAGTTTAACTCACCTAAAATTATCACCAGGCTGAAAAGCTATACAGCCGTCCTGATCCCGCTGCTGGCGGCGTCACTGCAGCGGGCCAACGACCTGGCCGTCGCCATGGAAAGCAGGTGCTACACCGGCGGCTCCAGCCGGATCAGAACCGGCAGCCTGCGTTTTAAGGGAAAAGACAGACTGGCGATAGGGTTTGTTTCCCTGGCCTTCGTGCTGTCAGTTGTATTGATCTAA
- a CDS encoding energy-coupling factor transporter ATPase, whose protein sequence is MNIIELIDVTKEYDTGHSDKKRALKNINLAIRQGEYVGLIGMNGSGKTTLARLINGLIQPTAGKVYVNGLDTADRSSLNEIRRQVGMVFQNPDNQIISSIVEEDVAFGPENLRLPPAEVKERIDWALRSVGLAELRHHAPHLLSGGQKQKVTIASALAMRPACLVLDEPTSMLDPRGREELIVNLKELNEKHGITIILISHNMEDVVHAQRLIVLNEGAVCLEGAPWEVFTSEENLINTGLKPPEIVQLANGLRKRGHAIDKKIISMRQMVEYICQL, encoded by the coding sequence ATGAACATTATTGAACTGATCGACGTCACAAAAGAATACGACACCGGCCATTCGGATAAAAAACGCGCCCTCAAAAACATAAACCTGGCCATCCGGCAGGGCGAGTACGTCGGGCTGATCGGGATGAACGGGTCCGGGAAAACCACCCTCGCCCGTCTCATCAACGGCCTGATTCAACCCACGGCGGGCAAGGTGTATGTAAACGGACTGGACACGGCGGACAGGAGTTCTCTTAACGAAATCAGGCGCCAGGTGGGGATGGTCTTTCAAAACCCCGACAACCAGATTATCAGTTCCATCGTGGAGGAGGATGTCGCCTTTGGCCCGGAGAACCTGAGACTCCCGCCCGCGGAAGTAAAAGAGCGCATCGACTGGGCGCTGCGGTCCGTCGGCCTGGCGGAACTGCGCCATCACGCCCCGCACTTGCTTTCCGGCGGCCAGAAACAAAAAGTAACCATAGCGTCAGCCCTGGCCATGCGGCCGGCCTGCCTGGTCCTGGACGAACCCACGTCCATGCTCGACCCGCGCGGCAGGGAAGAACTCATTGTGAACTTAAAAGAACTGAACGAAAAGCACGGCATCACGATCATCCTGATCTCGCACAACATGGAAGACGTCGTCCATGCACAGCGCCTGATTGTGCTCAATGAAGGCGCCGTTTGCCTCGAAGGAGCGCCGTGGGAGGTTTTTACATCAGAAGAAAACCTCATAAATACGGGTTTAAAACCGCCCGAAATCGTCCAGTTGGCCAACGGCCTGAGAAAACGCGGCCACGCAATCGATAAAAAAATCATCAGCATGCGGCAGATGGTGGAATATATATGTCAATTATAG
- the tsaA gene encoding tRNA (N6-threonylcarbamoyladenosine(37)-N6)-methyltransferase TrmO — MEMLQITPVGIVHSPYNDPATIPVQNYSVTIEVFPAYVQGLWGIEAHSHLWILSWFHKARRDLLRTVPGRVNPDAPEYGVFGLRAAGRPNPIGLSLVELVKVEDNILHVRGLDAIDGSPVVDIKPYFEHDIIFSPRAPYIRPKDRVMRYRMLFKQAYNHHQEECRDFQLALRMAMVAVDEFGKLNSPELKVSVKGSGCLADTIQGLSRARLANPARFEYQESAKSVVNWSNGTKGLSISLVGNPTVEELLDLDSTDFLEIKVLGKDGGVYV, encoded by the coding sequence ATGGAAATGTTGCAGATTACTCCGGTGGGGATTGTTCATTCTCCTTACAATGACCCGGCGACAATTCCTGTACAAAACTACAGCGTGACTATCGAAGTTTTCCCCGCGTATGTTCAGGGGCTATGGGGAATTGAAGCGCACTCACACCTGTGGATTTTATCCTGGTTCCACAAGGCGCGGCGCGATCTGTTGCGGACCGTTCCAGGCAGAGTGAATCCGGACGCTCCTGAATACGGCGTATTCGGGCTGAGGGCGGCGGGACGCCCGAATCCTATCGGGCTCTCTTTAGTAGAGTTGGTGAAGGTAGAGGATAACATTCTGCATGTGCGGGGTTTAGATGCAATCGACGGCTCACCCGTTGTTGACATTAAGCCCTATTTTGAGCACGATATTATTTTTTCTCCCCGGGCTCCATACATAAGACCAAAAGACAGAGTAATGCGCTACCGGATGCTGTTTAAGCAAGCATATAATCACCACCAGGAAGAATGCCGGGATTTTCAACTTGCCCTTCGCATGGCGATGGTGGCTGTGGATGAGTTTGGCAAGCTTAACTCCCCGGAGCTTAAGGTATCGGTTAAAGGGTCGGGTTGCCTGGCCGACACTATTCAGGGGTTGTCCAGAGCCAGGCTGGCTAACCCGGCCAGGTTTGAATACCAGGAGAGCGCGAAGAGTGTTGTAAACTGGTCGAATGGCACAAAGGGATTATCCATAAGTCTCGTTGGAAACCCGACTGTGGAAGAACTGCTGGACCTTGATAGTACTGATTTCCTGGAAATAAAAGTTTTGGGAAAGGATGGTGGTGTCTATGTCTGA
- a CDS encoding Ig-like domain-containing protein — MFAGRKNLFVKSAVLLLLFLFFASAAFAAQGGEKSSSPGIPGQKPLSFVSITLVDGGGNVQDAADVPTEPKFKLEFDKNVVNSTIWGINQNCFSLFSENGENIPVSVTKVDDSIDFSQRNNVFVQPSSPLSPGTSYTLKVSPDLKAKNGVSVLGGTTSGQGLNISFKTQGQAISQAVTKPVTQPAAQTTAATQQPASPDSQPALPGEKNAAQANSETAQLQANAGGNEANTGQENKSPGAAAAGQQQVAGNTSGESAASGQTGKPESPAQAGMGLDYTNLLTILTVVLIAGWIVVELFVKKKKRS; from the coding sequence GTGTTTGCCGGCAGAAAAAACCTTTTTGTGAAGTCAGCCGTCTTATTGCTGTTGTTTTTATTCTTTGCCTCCGCCGCTTTTGCCGCCCAGGGAGGGGAAAAATCATCTTCCCCAGGAATACCCGGTCAAAAGCCGTTAAGTTTTGTTTCAATTACACTAGTTGACGGCGGCGGCAATGTGCAGGACGCCGCCGACGTACCCACGGAACCGAAATTCAAGCTGGAGTTCGACAAGAACGTGGTCAACAGCACCATCTGGGGGATTAACCAGAATTGCTTCAGCCTGTTCTCCGAAAACGGTGAGAACATCCCCGTTAGCGTGACCAAAGTGGATGACAGCATCGATTTTTCCCAGAGAAACAACGTATTCGTCCAGCCGTCCAGCCCTTTAAGTCCTGGAACATCATATACTTTAAAAGTGTCGCCGGACCTGAAAGCGAAAAATGGCGTTTCCGTCCTCGGAGGGACCACGTCCGGCCAGGGGTTAAACATTTCCTTCAAGACCCAGGGACAGGCGATATCACAGGCGGTAACGAAACCTGTTACGCAGCCTGCGGCACAAACCACAGCCGCCACCCAGCAGCCGGCTTCGCCTGATTCCCAGCCTGCCCTGCCGGGCGAAAAGAACGCCGCACAAGCAAACAGTGAGACCGCGCAGCTCCAGGCCAACGCCGGCGGCAATGAGGCAAATACCGGTCAGGAAAACAAGTCGCCGGGAGCGGCGGCAGCCGGGCAGCAGCAAGTTGCCGGGAATACAAGCGGGGAAAGCGCGGCATCCGGGCAGACAGGAAAGCCGGAGAGCCCCGCGCAAGCCGGTATGGGACTGGATTACACCAATTTGCTGACTATCCTGACCGTCGTTTTAATCGCCGGCTGGATAGTGGTGGAATTGTTTGTCAAGAAGAAAAAAAGGAGTTAA
- a CDS encoding transposase, producing the protein MPTKTIKQTLEYRFPEWLKLTEGLFNEVTAFYFSIIKEHDLILGLTNKKALTELERLTHKTKDNPSPLFPLRWDIPAMFRRACINTAIGAARSFFSKLKRWKDAKAKAEAKGKKFKYRPPVPPREWQRNTLFYTGQYKGYTGKSIMLKLYDGSTWRWVKYHLTGRRVQDGWKIGCPRAVIKKNRIELHFPVEKEKPAVKSVAEQVKDPNLKICAVDLNTCDKLAVCGIFKSDGTQVATRFIRGGDNLNGRRKRLLGIIATKLSLTGSLNKDEQDNKALWNKIHNIDDNEAHRVSRRILDFALEHGASIIVFEHSNSFKPEQGKYSRRANSRRSYWLRGRIFHYTKYKAWEYGIITSRVNPKDISRLCAGCGAEIDRRAPLFTCKCGKKGSVDLNTVRNIGKKFFLRYTA; encoded by the coding sequence ATGCCTACTAAAACCATCAAGCAAACCCTGGAGTACCGTTTTCCCGAATGGCTCAAGCTTACTGAAGGATTGTTCAATGAAGTTACAGCTTTTTACTTCAGTATAATCAAGGAGCATGATCTGATACTCGGACTAACCAATAAAAAGGCATTAACCGAACTTGAACGGTTGACCCACAAGACCAAAGACAACCCTTCACCACTTTTCCCTTTAAGATGGGACATACCGGCAATGTTCCGGCGGGCTTGTATAAACACCGCCATTGGGGCAGCCCGGTCATTCTTCTCCAAGCTGAAAAGATGGAAAGATGCCAAAGCCAAGGCCGAAGCCAAGGGGAAAAAGTTTAAATACAGGCCGCCGGTGCCGCCCAGAGAGTGGCAGCGCAACACTTTGTTTTATACCGGCCAGTACAAAGGCTACACCGGCAAGTCTATAATGCTGAAGTTGTACGACGGCAGCACCTGGCGCTGGGTGAAGTACCATTTAACCGGCAGGCGGGTTCAGGACGGTTGGAAGATAGGATGCCCTCGCGCAGTAATCAAGAAGAACCGGATTGAGCTGCATTTCCCGGTTGAAAAGGAAAAACCGGCGGTTAAGTCGGTTGCCGAACAGGTTAAAGACCCAAACCTTAAAATTTGCGCTGTTGACTTAAACACGTGCGACAAGCTGGCGGTATGCGGTATATTCAAAAGCGACGGCACGCAGGTAGCCACCCGGTTCATCCGGGGCGGCGATAACCTAAACGGCCGTAGGAAACGACTTTTGGGCATAATCGCAACCAAGCTCAGTCTTACCGGTTCATTAAACAAGGATGAGCAGGACAATAAGGCCTTGTGGAATAAGATCCATAACATCGACGATAATGAAGCCCACCGGGTATCCCGCAGAATACTGGACTTTGCCCTGGAACACGGAGCGAGTATCATCGTGTTTGAACACTCGAACAGTTTTAAACCCGAGCAGGGCAAATACAGCAGGCGGGCCAACTCCAGGCGTTCCTACTGGCTCCGGGGCAGGATATTCCACTATACCAAATACAAAGCCTGGGAGTATGGAATAATCACCAGCCGGGTCAACCCCAAGGACATAAGCCGGTTATGCGCCGGCTGCGGGGCGGAAATAGACCGGCGCGCACCGTTATTCACTTGTAAATGCGGTAAGAAAGGCAGTGTTGATCTAAACACCGTAAGAAATATAGGCAAAAAGTTCTTTTTAAGATACACGGCCTGA
- a CDS encoding energy-coupling factor transporter ATPase — translation MSIIDVKNLTHTYLPGTPYEKKALDDITLSVNQGEFLGVVGANGSGKSTLIQHFNGLLSPTSGEVTVCGRETSDKKHRNELWKKVGLVFQYPEQQIFEATVFEDVSYGPRNLGLGSADIERRTMEALEKVGLEPGTVAGLSPISLSGGLRRRVAIAGVLAMRPEILVLDEPTAGLDHSGREMILELIKKLQREDHITIVMVSHSIREIILVAGRVAVLEKGRLAAYGDTEEVLRQKGFQNLPGVMLPDYLQLIYTLAGRGQNVNPGIVTLAEAELEIAKLLEEKNK, via the coding sequence ATGTCAATTATAGATGTGAAAAACCTAACCCATACCTACTTGCCCGGCACTCCTTACGAAAAAAAAGCCCTGGATGACATCACCCTTTCCGTAAACCAGGGCGAGTTCCTGGGCGTTGTGGGAGCGAACGGTTCCGGCAAATCAACGCTGATCCAGCACTTTAACGGACTGCTCAGCCCAACCAGCGGGGAAGTGACCGTTTGCGGGCGGGAAACATCCGACAAAAAACACAGGAATGAATTATGGAAAAAGGTCGGCCTGGTTTTCCAGTACCCTGAGCAGCAGATCTTCGAGGCCACCGTCTTCGAAGACGTGTCCTACGGACCCAGGAACCTGGGGCTTGGCTCCGCGGATATTGAGCGCAGAACAATGGAAGCGTTGGAAAAAGTCGGCCTGGAACCGGGCACAGTGGCGGGACTGTCGCCCATCAGTCTCAGCGGCGGCCTGCGCAGGCGCGTGGCTATAGCGGGCGTGCTGGCCATGCGGCCGGAGATCCTGGTATTGGACGAACCGACCGCCGGCCTTGATCATTCGGGCCGGGAGATGATCTTGGAGCTGATCAAAAAACTGCAGCGGGAAGACCACATCACCATAGTGATGGTTTCTCACAGCATCAGGGAAATAATCCTGGTTGCCGGCCGCGTCGCTGTTTTGGAAAAAGGGAGATTAGCCGCTTACGGCGACACGGAAGAAGTCCTGCGCCAAAAAGGTTTCCAGAACCTGCCCGGCGTCATGCTGCCGGACTACCTCCAATTAATTTATACACTAGCCGGACGCGGCCAAAACGTAAACCCCGGAATCGTCACCCTGGCGGAGGCGGAGCTGGAAATAGCAAAACTCCTTGAGGAAAAAAACAAATGA
- a CDS encoding fibronectin type III domain-containing protein, with the protein MFKSRFFKKSAKIVSLLVGATMLFASFAPGAFALNYNGNGSGAGNKAFNCNGYSYTQSTKTLKIFFSKQSVNTNEFDSSQFIVTRQYDSSNPSFSYSKNSGSGCSGISDSNLNKGTTVTLTFDNALAFNELYDVTIKAATVADDNLLTLGNYRNRSDFTFTFRTPLNVTPANDNAFSDSVAPVVTYTVGTSNVPYEPNVGVIFDRPVNSTTAATLLSLSDPNGLVANYKKGGTAVVYDDTIDAYAVSGAENYKPFANTANTFFFFPETVQGNTNTCYNRDYSAGTHSYTLDVPPVTDISGNSWTHAQITNNQLSFSSLSNDLPAWLDNRPTVDTPTSTTLTVHWNASGITNSSATEAYDVYYSTNQWTGFTKLNVSDITGTAPFSFVAGDTSDNSAYELSPLTTYYFRVVPKNTTYTLEAGFSAAGSGATTS; encoded by the coding sequence ATGTTTAAAAGCAGGTTTTTCAAAAAGAGCGCCAAAATAGTCTCCCTGTTGGTGGGAGCGACTATGCTGTTCGCTTCATTTGCCCCGGGTGCTTTCGCCCTGAACTACAACGGCAACGGCAGCGGCGCGGGCAACAAGGCGTTTAACTGCAACGGCTACAGTTACACGCAAAGCACCAAAACCTTAAAGATCTTCTTCAGTAAGCAATCAGTTAACACCAATGAATTTGATTCGAGCCAGTTTATAGTTACAAGGCAATATGACAGCTCTAACCCGTCGTTCAGTTACTCCAAGAATTCGGGAAGCGGCTGCAGCGGTATTAGCGACAGCAACCTCAACAAGGGGACGACCGTAACCCTGACCTTTGATAACGCGCTGGCTTTCAACGAGCTTTACGACGTGACGATCAAAGCGGCTACCGTTGCTGACGACAATCTTTTGACCCTGGGCAACTACCGGAACAGGAGCGACTTCACCTTCACTTTCAGGACTCCTTTAAACGTCACTCCTGCAAATGACAATGCTTTCAGTGATAGTGTTGCGCCAGTTGTCACCTACACTGTGGGCACCTCAAACGTGCCTTATGAGCCCAACGTGGGCGTCATTTTTGACCGGCCCGTCAACTCCACCACTGCCGCCACCTTATTAAGTTTAAGTGATCCCAACGGCCTGGTGGCAAACTATAAAAAAGGCGGTACGGCAGTTGTCTATGACGACACTATCGATGCCTACGCCGTTTCAGGTGCCGAGAATTACAAGCCATTTGCCAATACCGCGAACACCTTCTTCTTCTTCCCCGAGACGGTCCAGGGCAATACCAATACCTGCTATAACCGGGATTATTCCGCCGGCACCCACAGCTATACCCTGGACGTGCCGCCTGTCACTGACATAAGCGGCAATTCCTGGACCCATGCCCAAATAACCAACAACCAGCTCAGTTTCAGCTCACTTAGCAACGACCTCCCCGCCTGGTTGGACAACAGGCCCACGGTTGATACTCCAACCAGCACCACGCTGACAGTGCACTGGAACGCCAGCGGCATCACCAATTCTAGCGCAACCGAAGCGTATGACGTCTACTATTCCACCAACCAGTGGACGGGCTTTACGAAACTTAATGTAAGTGACATCACCGGTACCGCTCCTTTCTCATTCGTGGCCGGGGACACTTCGGATAATAGTGCATATGAGCTAAGCCCTCTTACCACTTATTACTTCCGAGTCGTGCCCAAGAATACCACCTACACCCTTGAAGCGGGTTTTTCCGCGGCCGGATCAGGTGCTACGACCTCTTAA
- a CDS encoding heterodisulfide reductase-related iron-sulfur binding cluster produces MIRLMCRANFVFSQSLPGIIFCMAGISFAVKDQALTERKGKVEIYIFFVLMVISLGYFLCEVYWRCRYIKLGRPENRFDRPLERWKYFLTHVAGQKKIMNKPLFGFLHGFIMCGFCVLLPGIPNMVAEGLFKTSIPYIGDNPGYLFIKDIFIALIIFGIGGSFLRRVVKKPVWLKNTPVVFVILGLILVIAITEVLFHGTRLALGEGAALSGAAPLAAAVSRFLEGFNENAIHAAGMFFWWTHYLAIFSLLFIIPHSKHLHMVFAPFNTYWHSLEPKGALRKIQFDDENVKTYGASKLEDLTWKQLFEAYACVKCGRCDEICPAHQSEEPTKPKRFNGRLRNHIEKIAPVLLNRKVWHPKAAKQKAAEGSISYKTKKGVKKKNLIGDVYEEEFIWSCATCGGCMETCPISIEHTSRLFDLRRYIVSSGKNVPGKIKQAIAGMENYGNPWGVSRETGYDLAKELEMPTLAEKPDAQYLYFVGCAGSFDETAGRAAAAFVNILKKAGVSFAVLGREEWCCGETARRMGNEHLFQRIAQKNVSLFNKLNVKNILTACTHCFNTLKNEYPQFGGRYKVIPHSVFLAGLLHEGRIKPGKSIGKIITCHDSCYLGRYNNLYNEPREILKSIPGVRLAEMPRSREKSFCCGAGGGRFWMKSGPENLIGQNRAGEALSTGAEVVCTTCPYCLATLSEQIKVKGVNNSIKTLDIAEILEMSL; encoded by the coding sequence TTGATCCGGCTTATGTGCCGGGCTAACTTTGTTTTTTCGCAGAGTTTGCCCGGTATTATTTTTTGCATGGCTGGAATAAGTTTTGCAGTAAAGGACCAGGCACTAACCGAAAGGAAAGGCAAAGTGGAGATTTATATTTTTTTTGTCCTCATGGTCATATCGTTAGGTTATTTTCTATGCGAGGTATATTGGCGCTGCCGCTACATAAAGTTGGGCAGGCCGGAAAACCGTTTTGACCGCCCGCTTGAACGCTGGAAATATTTTCTCACCCATGTGGCCGGCCAAAAGAAAATTATGAATAAACCCCTGTTTGGTTTTCTGCACGGGTTTATCATGTGCGGCTTTTGTGTCCTGTTGCCGGGCATCCCCAATATGGTTGCGGAAGGCCTTTTCAAAACCAGTATTCCTTATATCGGAGATAATCCCGGCTACCTTTTCATCAAAGATATTTTTATCGCTTTAATCATCTTCGGGATCGGCGGCAGCTTTTTGCGGCGGGTCGTTAAAAAGCCGGTCTGGCTGAAGAACACTCCCGTGGTTTTTGTAATCCTTGGATTGATCCTGGTCATCGCGATAACGGAAGTCCTGTTTCACGGAACCCGGCTCGCGCTTGGCGAAGGAGCCGCTTTAAGCGGGGCCGCCCCGCTGGCTGCGGCTGTTTCAAGGTTTCTGGAGGGCTTTAATGAAAATGCAATTCATGCCGCCGGGATGTTTTTCTGGTGGACCCACTACCTGGCTATTTTCTCATTATTGTTCATCATCCCCCACTCGAAACACCTGCATATGGTGTTCGCCCCTTTCAACACCTACTGGCACTCGCTGGAACCAAAGGGCGCTTTGCGTAAAATTCAATTTGACGACGAAAATGTTAAAACTTACGGGGCGAGCAAACTGGAGGACCTTACCTGGAAGCAGCTTTTCGAGGCTTACGCCTGCGTAAAATGCGGCCGCTGTGATGAAATCTGCCCCGCCCATCAGAGCGAAGAACCGACCAAACCAAAAAGGTTCAACGGCCGCCTGCGCAATCACATAGAAAAAATTGCCCCGGTGCTTTTAAACCGGAAAGTCTGGCATCCAAAAGCTGCAAAGCAAAAAGCGGCGGAAGGTTCAATTTCCTACAAGACTAAAAAGGGCGTCAAGAAGAAAAACCTCATCGGTGACGTCTATGAAGAAGAATTTATTTGGAGCTGCGCCACCTGCGGGGGGTGCATGGAAACCTGCCCGATCTCGATCGAGCATACCTCCAGGCTGTTCGACCTGCGCCGTTATATTGTCTCGTCGGGGAAGAACGTGCCTGGGAAAATCAAGCAAGCCATTGCCGGCATGGAAAATTACGGCAACCCCTGGGGTGTCAGCCGCGAAACCGGATATGACCTGGCAAAAGAATTGGAGATGCCAACCCTGGCCGAAAAACCCGACGCGCAGTACCTTTATTTTGTGGGCTGCGCCGGTTCGTTCGATGAGACGGCCGGGAGAGCAGCCGCCGCGTTTGTTAATATATTGAAGAAAGCAGGCGTCAGTTTCGCCGTGCTCGGACGTGAAGAATGGTGCTGCGGCGAGACGGCCCGCCGGATGGGAAATGAGCACCTGTTCCAAAGGATCGCGCAAAAGAATGTATCGCTTTTCAACAAGTTAAATGTAAAGAATATTTTAACTGCCTGTACCCACTGCTTTAACACTTTGAAAAACGAATATCCCCAGTTCGGCGGGAGATATAAAGTCATCCCGCACTCCGTTTTTTTAGCCGGCCTGCTGCACGAAGGCAGGATCAAGCCAGGCAAAAGTATCGGCAAAATAATTACCTGTCACGATTCATGCTACCTGGGCCGTTACAATAATCTTTATAATGAGCCGCGGGAAATTCTGAAGTCCATACCGGGCGTCCGCCTGGCCGAAATGCCCCGTTCCAGGGAAAAATCTTTTTGCTGCGGCGCGGGGGGAGGCAGGTTTTGGATGAAAAGCGGGCCCGAAAACTTGATCGGCCAAAACAGGGCCGGGGAAGCCCTTTCGACCGGAGCCGAGGTGGTCTGCACGACCTGTCCGTATTGCTTGGCCACTCTTTCTGAACAAATCAAGGTTAAAGGCGTTAATAACAGTATCAAAACCCTGGATATAGCTGAAATTCTGGAAATGAGCCTCTAA